In Microbacterium maritypicum, the following are encoded in one genomic region:
- a CDS encoding GntR family transcriptional regulator, with product MLIRVDMASGVPLYEQVAASVRADIIAGRLAPGDRLPSAREVAETLEINLHTVLHAYQQLRAEGLIDLRRGRGAVVSASVGPLVDLTKDLHDLVSRAAALGVAPATLAALVKEITV from the coding sequence ATGCTGATCAGGGTCGACATGGCGAGCGGGGTGCCGCTCTACGAGCAGGTCGCCGCTTCTGTGCGCGCCGACATCATCGCCGGCAGACTGGCGCCGGGAGACCGCCTTCCCTCGGCGCGCGAAGTCGCCGAGACCCTCGAGATCAACCTGCACACCGTCCTGCACGCATACCAGCAGCTGCGCGCGGAGGGCCTGATCGACCTGCGACGTGGTCGTGGTGCAGTGGTCTCGGCTTCCGTCGGTCCGCTCGTCGACCTAACGAAGGATCTGCATGATCTGGTGTCGCGCGCCGCCGCGCTCGGCGTCGCGCCGGCCACACTCGCCGCTCTCGTGAAGGAGATCACCGTATGA
- a CDS encoding PaaI family thioesterase encodes MRITPRRLALGMSLWIPNLFSGIRIRRFSEDWTHATVELHVNVFTRNYVKTAFGGSMSAMTDPYFFMLVMHQLGRDHVVWDTRGEIEFLKPGRGVLTAEFEVSKEKAEEIRERARGGAKVLEWFETVITDREGDVVAKVRREVYIREKKRVTASRG; translated from the coding sequence ATGCGCATCACTCCCCGCCGCCTCGCCCTCGGCATGAGCCTGTGGATCCCGAACCTCTTCAGCGGCATCCGCATCCGTCGCTTCAGCGAGGACTGGACCCACGCCACCGTCGAGCTACACGTGAACGTCTTCACCCGCAACTACGTCAAGACCGCGTTCGGCGGGTCGATGTCCGCGATGACCGACCCGTACTTCTTCATGCTCGTCATGCATCAGCTCGGGCGCGACCACGTGGTGTGGGACACCCGCGGCGAGATCGAGTTCCTCAAGCCCGGCCGCGGCGTGCTCACTGCGGAGTTCGAGGTGTCGAAGGAGAAGGCCGAGGAGATCCGCGAACGCGCCCGCGGCGGGGCGAAGGTCCTGGAGTGGTTCGAGACGGTCATCACGGACCGCGAGGGCGATGTCGTCGCGAAGGTGCGCCGCGAGGTGTACATCCGGGAGAAGAAGCGGGTCACGGCGTCCCGAGGGTGA